The following proteins are co-located in the Theropithecus gelada isolate Dixy chromosome 19, Tgel_1.0, whole genome shotgun sequence genome:
- the LOC112611940 gene encoding olfactory receptor 11G2 gives FLSQNDLNINLIPHLCLQCHPVIAGAFTIHRHMKIFNIPSNSSTFTGFILLGFPCPREGQILLFVLFTVVYLLTLTGNGSIICAVHWDQRLHIPMYILLANFSFLEIWYVTSTVPNMLANFLSDTKVISFSGCFLQFYFFFSLGSTECFFLAVMAFDRYLAICRPLHYPTIMTRRLCTNLVINCWVLGFIWFLIPIVIISQMSFCGPRIIDHFLCDPAPLLTLTCKKDPVIELIFSALCPLPVFVLFLFIVGSYALVLRAVLTVPSAAGRRKAFSTCGSHLTVVSMFYGSVIVMYGSPPSKNEAGKQKIVTLFYSVVTPLLNPVIYSLRNKDMKKALKKLWGT, from the coding sequence tttctttcccaaaatgatttaaatataaaccTGATTCCCCATCTATGTTTGCAGTGTCATCCAGTAATTGCTGGTGCTTTTACAATTCACAGACACATGAAAATCTTCAACATCCCCAGCAATTCCAGCACCTTCACTGGCTTCATCCTCCTGGGCTTCCCTTGCCCCAGGGAGGGACAGATCCTCCTCTTTGTGCTCTTCACTGTTGTATACCTCCTGACCCTCACGGGCAATGGTTCCATCATCTGTGCTGTGCACTGGGATCAGAGACTCCACATCCCCATGTACATCCTGCTCGCCAACTTCTCCTTCCTGGAGATCTGGTATGTCACCTCCACAGTCCCCAACATGCTGGCCAACTTCCTCTCTGACACCAAAGTCATCTCCTTCTCTGGGTGCTTCCTCCAGttctactttttcttctccttgggTTCTACAGAATGCTTTTTCCTGGCAGTTATGGCATTTGATCGATACCTTGCCATCTGCCGGCCTCTACACTATCCAACCATTATGACCAGACGTCTCTGCACCAATCTTGTGATCAATTGCTGGGTACTTGGTTTCATCTGGTTCTTGATTCCTATTGTCATcatctcccaaatgtccttctgTGGACCTAGGATTATTGACCACTTCCTATGTGACCCAGCTCCTCTTCTAACACTCACTTGCAAAAAAGACCCTGTGATAGAACTTATCTTTTCTGCCTTATGTCCTCTGCCTGTCTTTGTGCTCTTTCTGTTCATCGTGGGGTCCTATGCTCTGGTCCTGAGAGCTGTGTTGACAGTCCCTTCAGCAGCTGGGAGAAGAAAGGCTTTCTCCACCTGTGGGTCTCACCTGACTGTGGTTTCAATGTTCTACGGCTCAGTGATAGTCATGTATGGGAGCCCACCATCTaagaatgaagctggaaagcAGAAGATTGTGACTCTGTTTTATTCTGTTGTTACCCCACTCCTTAACCCTGTGATATATAGTCTTAGgaacaaagatatgaaaaaagcTCTGAAGAAATTATGGGGAACATAA